A region of the Pseudomonadota bacterium genome:
AAGGCTTTGACCACATCAATGTGGTGGAAATCGACATTGACTTTAACCGCGATGGTCCGTTTAACACCAATAACGTCTCACCGTTCACGATTCCCGTGAAGCGCCTGGATCTTGCGCTGACCTTTCGCAACATGCACAACTTCACACCCGAAGCACGCCGAATTATTAACGAGGCGGTGTTCAAGTCGCTCAAGCGCGGTGGACTGTACGGCATCGTCGATCACACACAGCGTCACATGGAGCCAATGACGGCTGAAAGCCGCCGTCGCATTGATCCGATGATCGTGACCAAGGAAGTGCTTGCGGCGGGCTTTGAGTTGGTGGATTTTTCAGACGTCCACTACAAACCCGACGACGAACTACGCTATGAAGTGGGCCGAAAATCAGTCACCGGTAATACGGATCGATTCAC
Encoded here:
- a CDS encoding methyltransferase, which translates into the protein MIRLLAILTALAVLAVDIPVHAQQTLEQKLQAAMEADNRPARDKERDANRRPVQTLEFFRLKDDMKVLELVPGGGWYTRLLAPVLRDQGELHVAIGTRRVAENLVAQEGFDHINVVEIDIDFNRDGPFNTNNVSPFTIPVKRLDLALTFRNMHNFTPEARRIINEAVFKSLKRGGLYGIVDHTQRHMEPMTAESRRRIDPMIVTKEVLAAGFELVDFSDVHYKPDDELRYEVGRKSVTGNTDRFTLLFRKP